In a genomic window of Corynebacterium lizhenjunii:
- a CDS encoding GntP family permease, with protein sequence MGTYTQIFMPALAGFIGKYFPLFLFGAIFGYLMTSTGLARYLAHGITALFGAKRALIATVVATALLTYGGVSAWVVAFTIVPIATALFQENEIPHRLMPAAIALGTITFALAALPGSPQIHNAIPTSYFGTNTYAAPVFGLLAAAIMFCAGIAWLQWRARRLRAGGEAFAPRDAHGNIIETPLAQQAEEIAVATPLKQPSTAVQGLLGLLPIAVVIGVNFSIVYGFSKHWDAAYLAEEKYGETSLGALLGVWSPTIALALAVVVIIAMFPSRVRESLSELSEGAKNAIVPCFTTASEVGYGAVIAALAIFAFIKDNMLGISDNALVVSTVSTAVISGITGSSSGGLSITMQTLGEQLAQLASEQGISLELMHRVTAMASVSFDSLPHNGAVLTMLLVCGMTHKLAYKDVAMVTVAIPLATLAFMLGLAALVPGLA encoded by the coding sequence ATGGGTACCTACACCCAGATCTTCATGCCCGCGTTAGCTGGGTTCATCGGCAAGTATTTTCCGCTATTTCTCTTCGGCGCCATCTTTGGCTATTTGATGACGTCTACGGGACTGGCCCGCTACCTGGCCCATGGGATTACCGCCCTGTTCGGGGCCAAGCGTGCACTGATAGCCACCGTGGTGGCTACCGCTTTGCTCACGTACGGCGGGGTGTCCGCTTGGGTGGTGGCTTTTACCATCGTGCCCATTGCCACCGCCTTGTTCCAAGAAAACGAGATCCCCCACCGGCTGATGCCCGCCGCCATCGCCTTGGGCACCATCACCTTTGCGCTGGCGGCCTTGCCCGGCTCGCCGCAGATCCACAACGCTATCCCCACTAGCTACTTCGGCACCAATACCTATGCCGCGCCCGTCTTCGGCCTCCTGGCCGCAGCCATCATGTTCTGCGCCGGAATAGCCTGGTTGCAGTGGCGGGCGCGCCGCCTGCGCGCTGGGGGAGAGGCCTTCGCCCCGCGCGACGCCCACGGCAACATTATTGAGACCCCACTAGCCCAACAGGCTGAGGAGATCGCCGTGGCCACCCCACTGAAGCAACCCTCCACCGCTGTGCAAGGTCTTCTGGGATTGCTGCCCATCGCGGTGGTCATTGGAGTGAATTTCTCCATTGTCTACGGCTTTTCCAAGCACTGGGATGCCGCCTACCTGGCGGAAGAAAAATACGGAGAGACCTCCCTCGGCGCGCTACTGGGGGTGTGGTCACCCACCATCGCCCTGGCCCTGGCCGTCGTAGTGATCATCGCCATGTTCCCCTCCCGTGTCCGTGAATCGCTGAGTGAGCTTTCCGAAGGCGCCAAAAACGCCATCGTGCCATGCTTTACCACTGCCTCGGAGGTAGGCTACGGCGCGGTCATCGCCGCCCTGGCCATCTTCGCCTTCATCAAGGACAACATGCTGGGTATTAGCGATAACGCACTCGTGGTCTCCACAGTATCCACCGCCGTCATCTCCGGTATCACCGGCTCTTCGTCCGGCGGATTGTCCATCACCATGCAAACGCTTGGCGAACAACTCGCGCAGCTGGCCAGCGAACAAGGCATCTCGCTTGAGCTCATGCACCGGGTGACCGCCATGGCATCGGTAAGCTTTGACTCCCTGCCGCATAATGGTGCGGTGCTGACTATGCTGCTGGTGTGCGGGATGACCCACAAGCTGGCGTATAAAGACGTCGCCATGGTCACGGTGGCCATCCCTTTGGCCACCCTGGCCTTCATGCTGGGGCTGGCTGCCCTGGTCCCGGGGCTGGCTTAG
- a CDS encoding peptide chain release factor 3 produces MSSVAQEASRRRTFAVIAHPDAGKSTLTEALALHAHVINEAGAVHGKGNRKATVSDWMEMEKERGISVASSALQFEYAPEGHEGQPYMINLVDTPGHADFSEDTYRVLTAVDAAVMLIDAAKGLEPQTLKLFRVCKARGLPIITVINKWDRVGREPLELIDEIVSEIQLQPTPLYWPVGIAGDFRGLAHINAEGEADNYVHFIRTAGGSTIAPEEHYDPAGAAAKEGEAWETAVEEAELLAADGAIHDQELFEQCITSPVIFASAMLNFGVHQILDTLCAIAPAPRAREAEASVREVGDEFSGVIFKVQAGMDKKHRDNLAFMRVVSGEFERGMQVNHAQSGRSFSTKYALTVFGRTRDTVDTAYPGDIVGLVNAGSLAPGDTIYAGKQVQFKPIPQFAPEAFRILRAKSLGSYKAFRKGLDQLAAEGVVQILRNDARGDAAPVMAAVGPMQFEVMQARMELEYNVETITEPIPYSVARRTDAESAPELGRQRGVEVFTRTDGELIALFGDKWKLAFIEKEHPELTMEPLVAD; encoded by the coding sequence ATGAGTTCTGTAGCACAAGAGGCCTCGCGCCGCCGCACGTTTGCCGTCATTGCCCACCCCGACGCCGGTAAATCCACCCTGACGGAGGCCCTTGCGCTACACGCCCACGTTATTAATGAGGCCGGCGCGGTGCACGGCAAGGGTAACCGCAAAGCCACCGTCTCTGACTGGATGGAGATGGAAAAGGAGCGCGGCATCTCGGTCGCCTCGTCTGCGTTGCAGTTCGAGTACGCTCCGGAGGGACACGAGGGGCAGCCCTACATGATTAACCTTGTGGATACCCCTGGCCACGCGGACTTTTCTGAAGACACCTACCGCGTGCTTACTGCTGTTGATGCCGCTGTGATGCTTATCGATGCCGCCAAGGGTTTGGAGCCGCAGACGCTCAAGCTCTTCCGGGTGTGCAAGGCGCGGGGTTTGCCCATTATCACCGTGATTAACAAGTGGGACCGCGTGGGGCGCGAGCCGCTGGAGTTGATTGATGAGATTGTCTCAGAGATTCAGCTCCAGCCCACACCGCTGTATTGGCCGGTGGGTATTGCCGGGGACTTCCGCGGGTTGGCGCACATTAACGCCGAAGGCGAGGCGGATAATTACGTGCACTTCATCCGCACCGCTGGTGGTTCCACCATTGCGCCGGAGGAGCACTATGACCCGGCAGGCGCTGCCGCGAAGGAAGGCGAGGCGTGGGAGACTGCCGTGGAAGAAGCCGAGCTGTTGGCGGCAGACGGGGCTATCCACGACCAGGAGCTGTTTGAGCAGTGCATTACTTCCCCGGTGATTTTTGCCTCTGCCATGCTCAACTTTGGTGTGCACCAGATTTTGGACACCCTGTGTGCAATTGCCCCGGCCCCGCGGGCCCGGGAGGCGGAGGCCAGCGTGCGCGAGGTGGGCGATGAGTTTTCCGGGGTTATCTTCAAGGTCCAGGCCGGTATGGATAAGAAGCACCGCGATAACCTGGCGTTCATGCGGGTGGTCTCCGGTGAGTTTGAGCGCGGCATGCAGGTCAATCACGCCCAGTCCGGGAGGTCTTTTTCCACCAAGTATGCGCTGACGGTCTTTGGCCGCACGCGCGATACCGTAGACACGGCCTATCCAGGCGATATTGTGGGTCTGGTCAATGCTGGTTCGCTGGCTCCGGGGGATACCATCTACGCCGGCAAGCAGGTGCAGTTTAAGCCGATCCCGCAGTTTGCGCCGGAGGCGTTCCGGATTCTGCGAGCAAAGTCCTTGGGCTCGTATAAGGCCTTCCGCAAGGGTCTGGACCAGCTGGCTGCCGAGGGCGTGGTGCAAATCTTGCGTAACGATGCCCGCGGGGATGCCGCCCCAGTCATGGCCGCCGTGGGCCCCATGCAGTTCGAGGTCATGCAGGCGCGCATGGAGCTGGAGTACAACGTGGAGACGATTACGGAGCCCATCCCCTACTCCGTGGCCCGGCGCACTGACGCTGAGTCGGCGCCGGAGTTGGGCCGCCAGCGCGGGGTGGAGGTCTTTACCCGCACGGACGGTGAGCTCATTGCGCTCTTCGGCGATAAGTGGAAGTTGGCTTTTATTGAAAAGGAGCACCCGGAGCTGACCATGGAGCCGCTGGTCGCGGATTAA
- a CDS encoding NADPH-dependent FMN reductase, protein MAKIAVVLGSIRKGRAGKAVADWVVDQAQGRDHDYALVDLLDHPLPLMDAEVVPAAAEKAYADSAVQRWSDTIDAFDGYIFVTPEYNSNVPGPFKNAFDCLGQEWAGKPIAFVGYSFGNSRRVLESWRMSVTGSLKMQAVDAATDVDLAANFADAAFTPTSAVLTQLQATLEELEAKLG, encoded by the coding sequence ATGGCAAAGATTGCAGTGGTGCTGGGCTCTATTCGCAAGGGCCGCGCCGGGAAAGCCGTCGCCGATTGGGTGGTTGACCAGGCCCAGGGCCGCGACCACGACTATGCGTTGGTGGATTTGCTGGACCACCCGCTGCCGCTGATGGATGCAGAAGTAGTCCCCGCCGCAGCAGAGAAGGCGTATGCGGACTCGGCGGTGCAGCGCTGGTCGGATACCATCGACGCCTTTGATGGCTATATTTTTGTCACCCCGGAATACAACAGCAATGTCCCGGGCCCGTTTAAGAACGCTTTTGATTGCCTGGGGCAGGAGTGGGCTGGCAAGCCGATTGCCTTCGTGGGCTATAGCTTTGGCAACTCCCGGCGGGTGCTGGAGAGCTGGCGCATGTCTGTCACAGGTTCGCTAAAGATGCAGGCAGTTGATGCCGCAACTGACGTGGACCTGGCTGCCAACTTTGCCGATGCCGCCTTTACGCCAACCTCCGCAGTGCTCACCCAACTCCAGGCGACGCTGGAGGAGTTGGAGGCGAAGCTGGGTTAG
- the pth gene encoding aminoacyl-tRNA hydrolase: MSFLRDFLARFSRPRSTNAARPSGVDPADLTADFLVVGLGNPGPQYAATRHNVGYMALDDLLAAHGAVLEPVRGIAAHAAQLNLDGVHVVAARSTDYMNVSGEGIGQLARHLGIAAERVIILHDELDLPAHKLRLKLGGNENGHNGLKSISEHLGTRDYLRVRIGISRPAPGTPVPDYVLGPVDAGAGFDESIAGAAHAATLLATRGLAAAQQEIHPRFK; the protein is encoded by the coding sequence ATGAGTTTTCTGCGCGACTTCCTGGCTCGTTTTTCCCGCCCGCGGTCCACCAACGCCGCGCGCCCATCCGGCGTGGACCCGGCCGACCTCACCGCAGACTTTCTGGTGGTCGGACTGGGCAACCCTGGGCCGCAGTACGCCGCCACGCGCCACAATGTCGGCTACATGGCGCTCGATGATCTCCTGGCGGCCCACGGTGCAGTACTGGAACCCGTCCGCGGAATCGCAGCCCACGCCGCGCAGCTTAACCTCGACGGCGTGCATGTTGTGGCCGCCCGGTCTACCGACTACATGAATGTGAGCGGGGAGGGCATCGGCCAGTTGGCCCGCCATCTGGGAATTGCGGCGGAGCGCGTCATCATCCTCCACGATGAGCTAGACCTGCCAGCCCACAAGCTACGTCTCAAGCTCGGCGGTAACGAAAACGGCCACAATGGTCTGAAATCCATCAGCGAGCATCTGGGCACCCGAGACTACTTGCGCGTGCGGATCGGCATCTCCCGCCCCGCACCTGGTACCCCGGTTCCCGACTACGTCCTGGGCCCCGTCGATGCCGGGGCGGGTTTTGACGAGTCCATCGCCGGTGCCGCCCACGCTGCCACCCTGCTAGCCACCCGCGGATTAGCCGCCGCGCAGCAGGAGATCCATCCGCGCTTCAAGTAG
- a CDS encoding nitronate monooxygenase has translation MSSLKPRETHPDSAAQPGSAARPDSAAQRNSAVLDSLEIPIVIAPMAGGPTTPALVRAAAQHGAFSALAWGTIDIKGAAAQLAEIGNERYGVNLFAPQEALEPAELEAARALAPEGQLPEVDYSFGWEEKLSLALEAAHPPAVLWAMFGAFSPEQCQRIHAVGAEAWVSVTDPEAAVVAARQGADVLCVQGPEAGGHRGTVDFRAEPDWHPLAELVRAMHASLEAEGLERPLIAAGGIRDAAGVTAALQLPGVRAVSCGSAFLLAEEAGTSASNRELIAAGGRTVSTRAFSGRYARGLATAFSDAHGDLAPIYPFLNPILAPRRAQGDLEVAYCLVGIEPEKIRGGSAGEILHQLY, from the coding sequence ATGAGTAGTTTGAAGCCACGCGAAACACACCCAGACAGCGCCGCGCAGCCAGGAAGTGCTGCGCGCCCAGACAGCGCCGCGCAGCGAAATAGCGCAGTGTTGGATTCTTTGGAGATCCCCATCGTGATTGCGCCTATGGCCGGTGGTCCCACCACCCCGGCGCTGGTGCGCGCGGCTGCTCAGCACGGTGCGTTTAGCGCGCTGGCGTGGGGAACTATCGACATCAAAGGCGCAGCCGCGCAGCTCGCAGAAATCGGAAATGAACGCTATGGGGTTAATCTCTTTGCCCCGCAAGAAGCCCTGGAGCCAGCGGAGTTGGAGGCAGCCCGTGCCTTGGCGCCCGAAGGCCAGTTACCGGAGGTGGACTACAGCTTCGGGTGGGAAGAAAAGCTAAGCCTGGCCCTGGAGGCTGCGCACCCGCCAGCGGTGCTGTGGGCTATGTTCGGTGCGTTTAGCCCCGAACAGTGCCAGCGTATTCACGCGGTGGGGGCAGAAGCGTGGGTAAGCGTGACTGACCCGGAGGCAGCAGTAGTTGCCGCACGCCAGGGCGCAGATGTGCTCTGCGTGCAAGGGCCTGAAGCCGGTGGGCACCGCGGCACCGTGGACTTTCGCGCCGAACCGGATTGGCACCCACTAGCCGAATTGGTCCGGGCAATGCACGCGTCGCTGGAGGCAGAAGGATTGGAACGGCCCCTGATTGCTGCTGGCGGGATTCGCGACGCCGCCGGGGTGACTGCGGCCCTGCAGCTGCCCGGGGTACGTGCGGTGAGCTGCGGGTCGGCCTTTTTGCTTGCAGAAGAGGCGGGGACATCGGCAAGCAACCGGGAACTGATTGCTGCTGGCGGGCGCACTGTGTCCACCCGTGCCTTCAGTGGACGCTATGCCCGGGGCCTGGCCACCGCCTTTAGCGACGCCCATGGTGACCTCGCGCCGATCTATCCCTTCCTCAACCCCATCCTCGCGCCGCGACGGGCCCAGGGGGACCTGGAGGTTGCCTATTGTCTAGTAGGTATTGAGCCGGAGAAAATCCGTGGGGGTAGTGCGGGTGAAATCCTGCACCAACTTTATTAA
- a CDS encoding glyceraldehyde-3-phosphate dehydrogenase has product MMQVTDNRQVGHEDWNQRIERAQEMIPLLHKLRRSNVVTSIFGSLLEGVTDIDIVKAHRYARRIAGQELSTAQTLPILEVLVDLNLASASIDLGQLAVKFAESGEQDLRAFVEEELASVIGKDEHKEPRDVVLYGFGRIGRLLARILIAREAAYNGVRLRGIVVRKKGDIDIFKRASLLRRDSVHGAFNGTITVDEENEVIWANGTKIQMIYANDPADIDYTAYGIEDAILVDNTGVWRDRAGLEQHLKSKGISRVLLTAPGKGDLKNIVYGINHADIEDSDQILSAASCTTNGITPVLKVINDRYGVVHGHVETAHSFTNDQNLIDNFHKGDRRGRAAGLNMVLTETGAAKAVSKAVPEFEGKLTGNAIRVPTPDVSMAVLNLELEKEVDAAEVNDFLRNVSLHSELRQQISYIASPEVVSSDFVGSTHAGIVDGLATIASGKHLVLYVWYDNEFGYSNQVIRIVEELAGARPVVLPQRVDPQEL; this is encoded by the coding sequence ATGATGCAAGTGACCGATAATCGACAGGTTGGCCACGAGGACTGGAACCAGCGCATCGAACGCGCGCAGGAAATGATTCCGCTACTGCACAAGCTGCGCCGTTCCAACGTTGTCACCTCGATCTTCGGCTCCCTGCTGGAGGGCGTGACCGACATCGACATTGTTAAGGCTCACCGCTACGCCCGCCGCATAGCCGGCCAGGAGCTCTCCACCGCCCAGACCCTGCCCATCCTGGAGGTGTTGGTGGATCTCAACCTGGCATCGGCCTCCATTGACTTGGGCCAGCTGGCAGTGAAGTTCGCGGAATCGGGTGAGCAGGACCTGCGGGCTTTTGTGGAAGAAGAGCTCGCCAGCGTCATCGGCAAAGACGAGCACAAGGAGCCGCGCGACGTGGTGCTCTACGGCTTTGGCCGAATCGGGCGCCTGCTGGCCCGCATCCTCATTGCCCGCGAGGCCGCCTACAACGGTGTACGCCTGCGTGGCATCGTAGTGCGCAAGAAGGGCGACATTGATATCTTTAAGCGCGCCTCTTTGCTGCGCCGCGACTCCGTCCACGGGGCGTTCAACGGCACCATCACCGTGGATGAGGAAAACGAAGTCATCTGGGCCAATGGCACCAAGATTCAGATGATCTACGCCAATGATCCGGCGGATATCGACTACACCGCCTATGGCATTGAAGATGCCATCCTGGTGGACAACACCGGCGTGTGGCGCGACCGCGCGGGCCTAGAACAGCACCTGAAGTCCAAGGGCATTTCCCGCGTGCTGCTCACCGCCCCGGGCAAGGGCGATTTGAAGAACATTGTCTACGGCATCAACCATGCAGACATTGAGGATTCGGACCAGATTCTGTCCGCAGCATCGTGTACCACCAACGGCATTACCCCGGTGCTGAAGGTAATCAACGACCGGTACGGGGTGGTGCACGGCCACGTGGAGACCGCGCATTCCTTTACCAACGATCAGAACCTGATTGATAACTTCCACAAGGGCGACCGGCGTGGCCGCGCCGCAGGCCTGAACATGGTGCTTACGGAGACCGGCGCGGCGAAGGCAGTGTCCAAGGCTGTGCCGGAATTTGAGGGCAAGCTGACCGGAAACGCCATCCGCGTTCCCACCCCGGACGTTTCCATGGCCGTGCTCAACCTGGAGCTAGAAAAGGAAGTCGACGCCGCAGAGGTTAATGACTTCCTGCGCAATGTCTCCCTGCACTCGGAGTTGCGCCAGCAGATTTCCTACATTGCCTCCCCGGAGGTGGTCTCCTCGGACTTTGTTGGCTCCACCCACGCTGGCATTGTGGATGGCCTAGCCACCATCGCATCCGGCAAGCACCTGGTGCTCTACGTTTGGTATGACAACGAGTTCGGCTACTCCAACCAGGTCATCCGCATTGTGGAGGAACTCGCAGGCGCCCGCCCGGTGGTGCTGCCGCAGCGCGTAGACCCGCAGGAGCTCTAG
- the ppk2 gene encoding polyphosphate kinase 2: MAQPRKLKKKAYEAELKRLQAELVEMQQWVVETGARVVIIMEGRDAAGKGSAIKRITQYLNPRTCRIEALPKPTDREAGQWYFQRYIEKLPTAGEIVIFDRSWYNRGGVERVMGFCTQQEHVRFLHQAPILERMLVEDGIILLKYWFSVSDEEQIARFKSRRNDPLRRWKLSPMDLQSITRWEDYSRAKDEMFVHTDTPVAPWYTVESEDKKRSRINVISHILETIPYERVEQAVPEIPERPASRKDSYERPSRDHFAYVPDVAAKLERKKKDKK, translated from the coding sequence ATGGCACAACCACGGAAGCTGAAGAAGAAGGCCTACGAGGCAGAGCTCAAGCGCCTCCAGGCAGAATTGGTAGAGATGCAACAGTGGGTCGTCGAAACCGGCGCCCGCGTGGTCATCATCATGGAAGGCCGAGACGCAGCCGGCAAGGGTTCCGCCATCAAGCGCATTACCCAGTACCTCAACCCCCGCACCTGTCGCATTGAGGCCCTGCCCAAGCCCACCGATCGCGAGGCCGGGCAGTGGTACTTCCAGCGCTACATAGAAAAGCTGCCCACTGCGGGCGAGATCGTCATCTTCGACCGTTCCTGGTACAACCGCGGCGGCGTCGAGCGCGTCATGGGCTTTTGCACCCAGCAGGAGCACGTGCGTTTCCTCCACCAGGCCCCCATCCTGGAGCGCATGCTGGTCGAGGACGGGATTATCCTCCTCAAGTACTGGTTCTCCGTCTCCGATGAGGAACAGATTGCCCGCTTCAAGTCGCGGCGCAATGATCCGCTGCGCCGCTGGAAACTCTCCCCGATGGATCTGCAGTCCATCACCCGCTGGGAGGACTACTCCCGGGCTAAAGATGAGATGTTTGTCCACACCGACACCCCCGTGGCCCCGTGGTACACGGTGGAAAGTGAGGATAAGAAGCGCTCACGTATCAACGTCATTAGCCACATCCTCGAGACCATCCCCTATGAGCGGGTGGAACAAGCAGTCCCAGAAATCCCGGAGCGCCCGGCCAGCAGGAAGGACTCCTACGAACGCCCTTCGCGCGATCACTTTGCTTATGTGCCGGATGTGGCGGCCAAGCTCGAGCGCAAGAAGAAGGACAAAAAGTAA
- a CDS encoding fumarylacetoacetate hydrolase family protein — protein sequence MRLATLRTTFGTTCIRIEGEGIGVDLDHEDVGALLAQPDWRKAAALSGEPVAFLPEDLAPVLPQPGKIICVGVNYARHAREMGREQPEQPTLFIKFPEALTGPFDPVHIPPFAQEQLDYEGELAVVIGQRAHHVPAARALDYVAGYAIINDYTLRDFQRATTQFHAGKSFYRTAGFGPWLTTADEWSPGEHARLRTLVNGHVRQDDDTDDLLFPIPRLIEFISSLYPLNPGDVIATGTPEGVGFARDPQAFLSHGDVTRVEIAGLGYIANTTIFDAAAPALD from the coding sequence ATGAGGCTTGCAACACTTCGCACGACATTTGGCACCACCTGTATCCGCATCGAGGGCGAGGGCATAGGTGTCGACCTGGACCACGAGGATGTCGGTGCTTTGCTGGCTCAACCAGATTGGCGCAAGGCCGCCGCACTATCGGGCGAGCCGGTGGCGTTCCTGCCTGAGGACTTAGCCCCAGTACTGCCCCAGCCCGGCAAAATTATCTGCGTGGGCGTCAACTATGCCCGCCACGCCCGGGAGATGGGCCGGGAGCAACCGGAACAACCCACCTTGTTTATCAAGTTCCCGGAGGCACTCACTGGCCCCTTTGATCCGGTCCACATTCCGCCCTTCGCCCAGGAACAACTGGACTATGAAGGCGAGTTGGCCGTGGTCATTGGTCAACGCGCCCACCACGTCCCCGCAGCGAGGGCGCTCGACTACGTGGCTGGATACGCCATTATCAACGACTACACCCTGCGGGATTTCCAGCGGGCGACCACCCAATTCCATGCGGGAAAATCCTTCTACCGCACCGCCGGTTTTGGACCGTGGCTCACCACTGCTGATGAATGGAGCCCCGGGGAGCACGCGCGCCTACGCACCCTGGTCAACGGGCACGTTCGCCAAGATGACGACACCGATGATCTGCTCTTTCCTATCCCGCGCTTGATCGAGTTCATCTCCTCGCTCTACCCCCTCAATCCCGGGGATGTCATTGCCACCGGCACCCCGGAGGGCGTGGGTTTTGCCCGCGACCCGCAGGCCTTCCTTAGCCACGGCGATGTGACCCGGGTGGAAATCGCGGGCCTGGGCTACATCGCCAACACCACCATTTTTGATGCGGCAGCGCCTGCCCTGGACTAG
- the pth gene encoding aminoacyl-tRNA hydrolase: protein MATSPVLIVGLGNPGPRYAGTRHNIGTDVVAELVQRAGSSLSVHKKTNTEVAQLPAGRLLARPAIVAKPRSFMNLSGGPVKALAAYYGVAPADLIVIHDELELDFGAVRLRAGGGDHGHNGLRSITKALGTKDYQRLAVGIGRPPGRMDPASFVLKAWSKQEAAEIPILCADAADEILRAHG, encoded by the coding sequence GTGGCCACCTCCCCTGTGTTGATTGTCGGACTGGGCAACCCCGGTCCGCGCTACGCCGGCACGCGCCACAACATTGGCACTGATGTTGTGGCGGAGCTAGTGCAGCGCGCTGGCAGCAGCTTGTCGGTGCATAAGAAGACCAACACGGAGGTGGCCCAGTTGCCTGCGGGGCGCCTGCTGGCGCGCCCCGCCATCGTGGCTAAGCCACGCAGCTTTATGAACCTCTCAGGTGGCCCCGTCAAGGCATTGGCCGCCTACTACGGCGTTGCTCCCGCCGACCTCATTGTGATCCATGATGAGCTGGAGCTCGATTTCGGGGCCGTGCGACTGCGTGCGGGGGGCGGGGACCATGGCCACAACGGTCTGCGATCGATTACCAAGGCCCTGGGTACCAAAGACTACCAACGCCTTGCGGTGGGCATCGGCAGGCCTCCGGGCCGCATGGACCCTGCCAGCTTTGTGCTCAAAGCTTGGTCCAAGCAAGAGGCCGCAGAAATTCCAATTCTGTGTGCGGACGCCGCGGACGAGATCCTTCGCGCCCACGGTTAG
- a CDS encoding 50S ribosomal protein L25/general stress protein Ctc produces MSNQTPVVKAAARTEFGKGPSRRLRVAGQVPGVLYGHNTDPVHFSVNRLELTALVRNNGVNAVLELEIDGEQHLSMVKHVDQNVLSLEIDHVDLLAIKRGEKVEVEVPVTLTGESAPGTLANQDAYELLVEADALNIPEEIVVSIDGLEDGTVITAGDITLPEKTTLAAEAETIIASIGLPEVDEELEAAAEAAEEGGAEAGAESSESSEDSEDSDSE; encoded by the coding sequence ATGTCTAACCAGACTCCCGTAGTAAAGGCCGCTGCTCGTACCGAGTTCGGCAAAGGCCCGTCCCGTCGTCTGCGCGTTGCCGGCCAGGTGCCGGGCGTTCTGTACGGCCACAACACCGACCCCGTCCACTTCTCCGTTAACCGCCTGGAGCTGACCGCTCTGGTGCGTAACAACGGCGTGAACGCGGTCCTGGAGCTCGAAATCGACGGCGAGCAGCACCTGTCCATGGTCAAGCACGTGGACCAAAATGTGCTGTCCCTGGAGATCGACCACGTGGACCTGCTGGCCATCAAGCGCGGCGAGAAGGTTGAGGTTGAGGTTCCGGTGACCCTTACCGGCGAGTCCGCTCCGGGCACCCTGGCCAACCAGGACGCTTACGAGCTGCTGGTTGAGGCTGACGCCCTCAACATTCCGGAGGAGATCGTGGTCTCCATCGACGGCTTGGAGGATGGTACCGTGATCACCGCTGGTGACATCACCCTGCCGGAGAAGACCACCCTGGCAGCTGAAGCTGAGACCATCATCGCCTCCATCGGCCTGCCGGAGGTTGACGAGGAACTCGAGGCTGCCGCTGAGGCCGCTGAGGAAGGCGGCGCTGAGGCTGGCGCCGAGTCCTCCGAGTCCTCCGAGGATTCCGAGGATTCCGACTCCGAGTAA